One window from the genome of Acidihalobacter ferrooxydans encodes:
- the eutC gene encoding ethanolamine ammonia-lyase subunit EutC, with protein MSDELKTWQPDPWVTLRRFTGARIALGRVGGSQPTQAVLDFRLAHAQARDAVHLALDMDALRERLATFELPVEQVSSQAADRAIYLQRPDLGRTLSETSHAHLTGLDVAGCDIAFVLADGLSALAVERHAVPLLAAVLPRLQAQGWKIGPLVLAEQARVALGDEVGHALTAELVVMLIGERPGLSSPDSLGIYLTYRPRPGRMDSERNCISNVRPEGLSYPAAAHTLLYLLTEARNRKLTGVGLKDDAPALESGTAAALQET; from the coding sequence ATGAGCGACGAACTCAAAACCTGGCAGCCAGACCCTTGGGTGACGCTGCGCCGTTTTACCGGTGCGCGCATCGCGCTGGGCCGCGTCGGCGGCAGCCAGCCGACCCAGGCGGTACTCGATTTTCGGCTGGCGCACGCGCAGGCGCGCGACGCAGTGCACCTTGCGCTGGATATGGACGCCTTGCGTGAGCGTCTGGCCACTTTCGAACTACCGGTGGAGCAGGTTTCCAGCCAGGCGGCGGACCGTGCGATCTATCTGCAGCGTCCGGATCTCGGGCGCACGCTGAGCGAAACGTCACACGCGCATCTGACTGGATTGGATGTGGCCGGTTGTGACATCGCGTTTGTCCTGGCCGACGGGCTTTCGGCGCTGGCGGTCGAGCGGCATGCCGTGCCCTTGCTGGCAGCAGTACTGCCGCGGCTGCAGGCGCAGGGCTGGAAGATCGGGCCGCTGGTGCTTGCCGAGCAGGCGCGGGTCGCTCTCGGTGACGAGGTCGGGCATGCACTGACGGCCGAACTGGTCGTGATGCTGATCGGCGAACGCCCCGGCCTCAGCTCGCCGGACAGCCTCGGTATCTACCTGACCTATCGCCCGCGTCCGGGCCGCATGGACTCGGAGCGCAACTGCATCAGCAACGTCCGTCCGGAGGGGCTCAGTTATCCGGCCGCCGCGCACACGCTGCTATATCTTCTCACCGAAGCGCGCAACCGGAAATTGACGGGCGTGGGTCTCAAGGACGACGCCCCCGCGCTGGAAAGCGGTACTGCGGCAGCGCTGCAAGAGACTTGA
- a CDS encoding N-formylglutamate amidohydrolase — translation MALLEDDEPGPVRIQREAATSPFLLTADHAGNRIPRALGDLGLDATERVRHIAWDIGIAGVTERLSALLGATAVLQTYSRLVIDCNRQPSSPSAFPEVSETTPVPGNRGLTEAQRRVRREAIFDPYHGAIAAQLDQRKVAGQRTLFVALHSFTPVFKAVARPMQVALLYDRAPRCAKRMAELLRAEDNLTVAENEPYRVSDASDYTVPVHAEGRGLDYVLIEIRQDQLADAAGQSVWAERLARLLPVVATELEDA, via the coding sequence ATGGCACTTCTGGAAGACGACGAACCCGGCCCGGTGCGGATACAGCGCGAAGCTGCCACCAGCCCTTTTCTGTTGACCGCCGACCATGCGGGCAACCGCATTCCGCGCGCGCTCGGCGATCTCGGACTGGATGCCACGGAGCGCGTGCGCCATATCGCCTGGGACATTGGCATCGCCGGCGTGACCGAGCGACTGTCGGCACTGCTCGGTGCGACGGCGGTGCTGCAGACCTATTCGCGCCTGGTCATCGACTGCAACCGCCAGCCGTCTTCGCCGAGCGCATTTCCCGAGGTTTCCGAAACCACGCCGGTGCCCGGCAACCGGGGTCTGACTGAGGCACAGCGCAGGGTACGGCGAGAGGCGATCTTCGATCCTTACCATGGCGCGATCGCGGCGCAGCTCGACCAGCGCAAGGTGGCGGGGCAGCGCACGCTGTTCGTCGCGCTGCACAGCTTCACGCCGGTTTTCAAGGCAGTGGCGCGGCCGATGCAGGTGGCGCTGTTGTACGATCGGGCGCCGCGGTGCGCCAAACGAATGGCCGAGCTGCTGCGCGCGGAGGATAACCTGACGGTGGCCGAGAATGAACCCTACCGCGTGAGCGACGCCTCGGATTACACCGTGCCCGTGCACGCCGAGGGCCGTGGTCTCGACTACGTGCTGATCGAGATTCGCCAGGATCAACTGGCTGATGCGGCCGGGCAAAGCGTCTGGGCCGAACGCTTGGCCCGGCTGCTGCCGGTCGTGGCCACCGAACTGGAGGATGCATGA
- a CDS encoding ABC transporter substrate-binding protein has translation MKNGTESNKRFLTGLVCGSAMVLSLAAPVTYASQYWTPALMKEHQGGTLQLVARSAAGTIDPQINYTSEFWQVYQFVYDGLVAFRKGPGKAGSELVPDLAVALPKPEDGGKTYVFKLRKGIKFSNGQPVTVQDVVASFQRIFKVHSPTSGAFYNVIVGADKCLKDASTCTLAGGVVGNAAKGTITFHLTHPDSEFFDKLALPHAAVLPASTPDHDVGTKPIPGTGPYMIASYNPNKEMIIVRNPYFKQWSVEAQPNGYVNKMVYRFGLTDEAEVTAVENGQADWMFDQPPSDRLNEIGTRYAKQVHVNPMEAIYYVPMNTNLAPFNNLKARQAVSYAIDRKAVVNLFGGPRLGVPSCQILPPGFPGYEPYCPYTKDPGTKWSAPNMAKAKQLVQESGTAGEKVTLIVEDNAVSRAIGTYLQSVLNEIGYDASLKAISPNVQFTYIQNTKNKVQISLTQWYQDYPAASDFLNVLFSCESFHPGSDSSINIAGFCNPKIDAQMKHAMTLALTDTASANKLWAKVDREVTDQAPAAVLFNPKHIDFVSSRVGNYMYSSQRHWVISQAWVK, from the coding sequence GTGAAAAACGGCACTGAATCGAACAAACGTTTCTTAACCGGGTTGGTGTGTGGTTCGGCAATGGTTTTATCGCTTGCCGCGCCAGTTACATATGCGTCGCAATATTGGACGCCCGCGTTGATGAAGGAACACCAGGGCGGAACGTTGCAACTGGTAGCCCGCTCAGCGGCGGGAACCATCGATCCGCAGATTAATTACACTTCTGAGTTCTGGCAGGTTTATCAGTTCGTCTATGACGGCCTTGTAGCCTTCCGAAAAGGGCCCGGGAAAGCCGGTAGCGAACTCGTGCCGGATTTGGCGGTTGCGCTGCCAAAGCCGGAGGACGGTGGTAAGACCTATGTCTTCAAGTTACGAAAGGGCATAAAGTTTTCCAATGGGCAGCCGGTTACAGTCCAGGATGTCGTGGCTTCATTCCAGCGTATTTTCAAGGTACATAGTCCGACCTCCGGTGCCTTCTACAACGTCATCGTTGGCGCGGATAAATGCTTGAAAGACGCATCGACCTGTACTCTTGCCGGCGGTGTTGTGGGTAACGCGGCGAAGGGTACTATCACGTTCCATTTGACTCATCCGGATTCGGAGTTCTTCGATAAACTGGCCTTGCCGCATGCTGCGGTTCTGCCAGCCAGCACGCCGGATCATGATGTCGGTACGAAGCCGATTCCGGGTACCGGGCCGTACATGATCGCCAGTTATAACCCGAACAAAGAAATGATAATCGTGCGCAATCCCTACTTCAAACAATGGAGTGTGGAAGCGCAACCGAACGGATATGTTAACAAGATGGTCTACCGTTTCGGCCTGACCGACGAGGCTGAGGTCACTGCGGTGGAGAATGGGCAGGCCGATTGGATGTTCGATCAGCCGCCATCTGATCGCCTTAACGAAATCGGTACGCGTTACGCAAAACAGGTTCACGTGAATCCGATGGAAGCGATCTACTATGTGCCGATGAACACGAACCTGGCGCCATTTAATAACCTTAAAGCCAGGCAGGCCGTGAGCTATGCCATCGATCGAAAAGCGGTGGTGAACTTGTTCGGGGGGCCGCGTCTGGGCGTGCCATCGTGCCAGATTCTGCCGCCTGGTTTCCCTGGCTATGAACCTTATTGCCCGTATACCAAGGATCCAGGCACGAAGTGGAGCGCACCGAATATGGCCAAGGCGAAACAACTGGTGCAGGAGTCCGGTACGGCGGGTGAGAAGGTTACTCTGATCGTCGAGGACAACGCCGTATCGCGAGCCATCGGTACTTACCTGCAGAGCGTACTCAATGAAATTGGATACGATGCCAGTCTGAAGGCGATCTCGCCGAATGTTCAGTTCACCTATATTCAAAACACGAAGAATAAGGTGCAGATCAGCCTAACGCAGTGGTACCAGGATTATCCGGCGGCGTCGGACTTCCTCAATGTGCTGTTTTCTTGTGAATCTTTCCACCCCGGTTCCGATTCCTCGATCAATATCGCTGGATTTTGCAATCCGAAAATCGATGCACAGATGAAACACGCCATGACATTGGCACTGACCGATACGGCATCGGCCAACAAGCTATGGGCAAAGGTTGACCGGGAAGTAACGGACCAGGCGCCGGCTGCGGTGCTGTTCAATCCGAAGCACATTGATTTCGTCTCCTCACGCGTCGGAAATTATATGTACAGCAGTCA
- a CDS encoding glutamine synthetase family protein translates to MKTEPLVFAGVCDWAGLVRGKAFPAADLASRLKKGVGLTHSNIMMSPFGPIYTTPFGTAGDLIIRPDPDVRVEVPFDDGTAERFYLGDIVNTDGSPWDFCPRTFVRRALDGLAEHDLRLVASFEQEFVLTGVDDRPGATYALDAFRRQGDFGEKLMGAMREAGFAPDSFLPEYGPRQYEATLHPEEGVRAADAAVVLREMARAVAWRSDMRAIFAPMLEPEGIGNGTHVHLSLWRGDTPVTHDPGAPHGIAADAAAFFAGVLAHLPAIAAFSAPSVASYYRLTPNRWAPVHANLGVQDRGAALRVAPLFAAAQEEPARQFNVEFRVADASASPYLALGALVWAGLDGLERGLALPSVGEETPLLPRSLEEALAALETDAVARGWWSQEAMAAYLSFKRAEIAALSGLNADEICSRYAQVY, encoded by the coding sequence ATGAAAACCGAACCACTCGTGTTCGCCGGTGTTTGCGACTGGGCCGGCCTGGTGCGCGGCAAGGCATTCCCCGCCGCCGATCTCGCCAGTCGGCTCAAAAAAGGCGTGGGGCTGACGCACTCCAATATCATGATGTCTCCTTTCGGACCGATCTACACCACGCCGTTCGGCACGGCGGGTGATCTGATTATTCGCCCCGATCCCGATGTGCGCGTGGAAGTGCCTTTTGACGACGGCACGGCGGAGCGTTTCTACCTCGGCGATATCGTCAACACCGACGGTTCGCCGTGGGACTTCTGCCCGCGCACCTTTGTTCGCCGTGCGCTGGACGGACTCGCCGAGCACGATCTGCGTCTGGTCGCCAGCTTCGAGCAGGAATTCGTACTCACTGGTGTAGATGACCGCCCAGGCGCAACCTATGCACTCGACGCCTTCCGTCGCCAGGGCGATTTCGGCGAAAAGCTGATGGGGGCGATGCGAGAGGCGGGTTTCGCGCCCGACAGTTTTCTGCCTGAGTACGGCCCGCGCCAGTACGAGGCGACGCTGCATCCTGAAGAGGGCGTGCGTGCGGCGGACGCCGCCGTGGTGCTGCGTGAGATGGCACGCGCCGTTGCCTGGCGCAGCGACATGCGCGCGATTTTCGCGCCGATGCTGGAGCCGGAGGGTATCGGCAACGGCACGCACGTCCATCTGAGCCTGTGGCGCGGCGATACGCCAGTCACCCACGATCCAGGCGCACCGCATGGCATCGCGGCTGATGCGGCGGCGTTTTTTGCCGGTGTGCTTGCGCATCTGCCGGCGATCGCCGCCTTCAGTGCACCGTCGGTCGCGTCCTACTACCGTCTGACGCCGAACCGTTGGGCGCCGGTACACGCCAACCTCGGCGTGCAGGATCGCGGTGCCGCGCTACGCGTCGCGCCGCTGTTCGCCGCCGCGCAGGAGGAGCCGGCACGCCAGTTCAACGTGGAGTTCCGCGTAGCGGATGCGTCGGCGTCTCCGTACCTGGCACTTGGGGCGCTCGTATGGGCCGGTCTCGACGGACTCGAACGCGGCTTGGCGCTGCCGAGCGTAGGCGAGGAAACGCCGTTGTTGCCGCGTTCCCTGGAAGAGGCGCTCGCCGCGCTGGAAACCGATGCCGTGGCTCGAGGCTGGTGGTCGCAGGAAGCGATGGCGGCGTATCTGTCCTTCAAGCGTGCGGAGATCGCCGCCCTCAGTGGTTTGAATGCCGACGAAATCTGTTCACGTTACGCCCAAGTCTATTGA
- a CDS encoding ethanolamine ammonia-lyase subunit EutB — protein MSVYTHTVGSVNYRFGGLRELLAKASPLHSGDQLAGLAAGSAVERVAAQRALADVPLSAFLEDVLIPYESDEVTRLILDTHDEAAFAPVAHLTVGGFRDWLLSYDVDAAVLTRLAPGLTPEMVAAVSKLMSLQDLVLVASKCEVITRFRNTIGLKGRLATRLQPNHPTDDPRGVAAVMLDGLLYGSGDAVIGINPASDHLRTLTTLLKLIDEVRETYRIPTQSCVLTHVTSQIEAIARGAPVDLVFQSIAGTEAANTGFGISLPLLAEAREAALSLKRGTLGDNVMYFETGQGSALSANAHHGVDQQTCEARAYAVAREFSPLLVNTVVGFIGPEYLYDGKQIIRAGLEDHFCGKLLGLPMGCDVCYTNHAEADQDDMDALLTLLGAAGCTYIMGIPGADDIMLNYQSTSFHDALYLRQTFGLRPTPEFEAWLEEMRIFDGATHLLPVGNQHPLLSHHLAECG, from the coding sequence ATGAGCGTATACACGCATACCGTCGGTAGCGTGAACTACCGTTTTGGCGGACTGCGCGAACTGCTCGCCAAGGCTTCCCCGCTGCACTCAGGCGATCAACTCGCCGGGCTGGCAGCGGGGTCTGCGGTGGAGCGGGTGGCGGCACAACGGGCCTTGGCGGACGTTCCGCTCAGCGCATTCCTCGAGGATGTGCTGATTCCCTACGAGAGCGATGAAGTCACTCGCCTGATCCTGGATACGCACGACGAGGCGGCCTTCGCGCCGGTTGCGCATCTCACCGTCGGCGGTTTCCGTGATTGGCTGCTGTCCTACGATGTCGATGCCGCAGTGCTGACGCGGCTGGCCCCGGGGCTGACGCCGGAAATGGTGGCGGCGGTATCCAAGCTCATGAGCCTGCAGGATCTGGTGTTGGTGGCGAGCAAGTGCGAGGTCATCACGCGTTTTCGCAATACCATCGGTCTCAAGGGCCGGCTGGCAACGCGCCTGCAGCCTAATCACCCGACCGACGATCCGCGCGGCGTGGCCGCCGTCATGCTCGACGGGCTGCTCTACGGCAGCGGCGATGCGGTTATCGGCATCAATCCGGCCAGCGATCATCTGCGCACGCTGACCACACTGCTGAAACTGATCGACGAGGTGCGCGAAACCTACCGCATTCCGACGCAGTCCTGCGTGCTTACGCACGTCACCAGCCAGATTGAGGCGATCGCGCGCGGCGCGCCGGTGGATCTGGTGTTCCAGTCCATTGCCGGCACCGAGGCCGCCAACACCGGCTTTGGCATCAGCCTCCCGCTGCTCGCCGAGGCGCGCGAAGCGGCGCTGTCGCTCAAGCGTGGCACGTTGGGCGACAACGTCATGTACTTCGAGACCGGGCAGGGCAGCGCGCTGTCGGCCAATGCGCATCACGGCGTCGACCAGCAGACCTGCGAGGCGCGCGCCTACGCCGTAGCGCGAGAGTTTTCACCGCTGCTGGTCAACACCGTGGTCGGCTTCATCGGCCCGGAATATCTCTACGACGGCAAGCAGATCATCCGTGCCGGCCTGGAAGACCACTTTTGTGGCAAGCTGCTCGGCCTGCCGATGGGCTGTGACGTGTGCTACACCAATCACGCCGAGGCCGATCAGGACGACATGGATGCGCTGCTCACGCTGCTCGGCGCGGCCGGCTGTACTTATATCATGGGTATCCCCGGCGCCGACGACATCATGCTCAACTACCAGAGCACGTCCTTTCATGACGCGCTGTATCTACGCCAGACCTTCGGCTTGCGCCCGACGCCCGAGTTCGAGGCGTGGCTGGAGGAAATGCGTATCTTCGATGGCGCCACGCACTTGCTGCCGGTCGGCAACCAGCATCCCTTGCTCAGTCACCATTTGGCGGAGTGCGGATGA
- a CDS encoding isochorismatase family cysteine hydrolase, whose product MKDFGLSRDVPVRKGMTALLFVDVQNYSAEDGGEYAGLDAATREERYGYFFREMRTRALPNMQRLQQACRTAGVEVMYTVIESLTLDGRDMGLDYKISGLFCPKGSRDAQVLEAIMPVEDEIIIPKTSSSPFISTNLHYVLGNLGVKHLIVCGVLTDQCVDSTVRDACDHGYLVTLVTDACATHSEERQHHSLANNHGYCRQLATDALIAELAALS is encoded by the coding sequence ATGAAGGACTTCGGGCTTTCGCGCGACGTGCCGGTGCGCAAGGGCATGACCGCGCTGCTGTTCGTGGACGTGCAGAACTACTCCGCCGAGGACGGCGGCGAATACGCGGGGCTCGACGCGGCGACGCGCGAAGAACGCTATGGGTATTTCTTCCGCGAAATGCGCACGCGCGCCCTGCCCAATATGCAGCGGTTGCAGCAGGCCTGCCGGACGGCGGGCGTCGAAGTGATGTACACGGTGATCGAAAGTCTGACGCTGGACGGCCGCGACATGGGGCTGGACTACAAGATTTCCGGCCTGTTCTGTCCGAAAGGCTCGCGCGACGCGCAGGTGCTGGAGGCTATCATGCCGGTCGAGGACGAAATAATCATTCCGAAGACTTCGTCCTCGCCGTTCATTTCGACCAACCTTCACTACGTCCTCGGCAATCTGGGCGTGAAGCATCTGATCGTGTGCGGCGTGCTGACCGATCAGTGTGTCGATTCGACAGTGCGCGATGCCTGCGATCATGGCTACCTGGTGACGTTGGTCACCGATGCCTGCGCAACGCACAGCGAGGAGCGCCAGCACCATTCACTGGCGAACAATCACGGCTACTGCCGTCAGCTCGCCACCGATGCGCTGATCGCCGAACTGGCGGCGCTGTCCTGA